Proteins encoded together in one Microbacterium sp. zg-Y625 window:
- a CDS encoding DUF5107 domain-containing protein produces the protein MTRDEDAPSRIQLPAAPADQQLILDGGGVACWSEPVQIDTYEAGEPDRYPLFLDRRVYQGSSGRVYPLPMTDHIAHEKHPRQWQAIHLENASVRLMLLPELGGRIHIGYDKVAGYDFFYRNNVIKPALVALAGPWISGGVEFNWPQHHRPATYLPVDSRIEREDDGAVVVWHSDLDPLQRMRGVHGIRLRPESSLIELEARLHNRTDVPQTFLWWANVAARSHEQYQSFFPDDVAYVADHARRAITAFPRADRPYYGVDYPALAAERPDADRIDIYSNIPVPTSYMITDTADSFFGGYDHAADAGFVHWADRAISPGKKQWTWGDGPIGRAWDAQLTDDDGPYVELMAGVYTDNQPDFSWLAPGETKTFSQFWFPIHAIGPARQATTDAAVSLAPHPDGARVGVIATRVVPDAVVTVETATGGMARWTCTLGPGAPTVREVSVPEHEVRAIRVRDADGRELVTWTRRDQTAPEPWVAEAPDAAEALASTDELNLTAQHLLQYRHPSRSAVPYLEEALRRDSGDTRAATALAAWYLARGRYEAAHALLNTAVARLTRRNLNPRDGEAHYLLGLVLERRGERQAADDAFATAGWLDGWRVPATLARARLALRAGRADDALELARSIPHVPEAARLRVLALRGLGRHDEAAAALSHLSDADPLDAATRALAGDRIAVDPRTALDVAAEFARAGAYTEALAATAQPAAPAPAAFGNAEPMRHLLRAVWSAAAGDEAAAADERAAAAASAPTRAFPAGLDQFDALSAAIAAEPEHAVARALRGMWLLDAGRADDALGDLRAATAAGTADTVAWRNLALAIMQTGGSPTEADAAYAHALDLAVDARLVFERDLLAQVRGLTPAERLALLEEHPDQLHERDDLALVHATLLLDTERVDEAWNLLTGRVFRPFEGGEGRVIAAFDRASCVRARRLLAAGDAQAAAALLSDGLVPPASLGEGRHPAVPQAERLVLLGDALAALGDAAGARRAWADARSGTPLAVAPRPADEADHWIGTAHLRLGEHDAAEKVWVRLEQRAAELEAAKDAVDYFATSLPELLVFDVDTAAARRATAGRLRDLARHGRAAASGRIEA, from the coding sequence GTGACCCGAGACGAAGACGCCCCGAGCCGTATCCAGCTCCCCGCAGCCCCCGCCGACCAGCAGCTCATCCTCGACGGCGGAGGCGTGGCGTGCTGGAGCGAGCCGGTGCAGATCGACACCTATGAGGCCGGCGAGCCCGACCGCTACCCGCTGTTCCTCGACCGCCGCGTCTACCAGGGTTCCAGCGGACGCGTCTACCCGCTGCCCATGACCGACCACATCGCGCACGAGAAGCACCCGCGCCAGTGGCAGGCGATCCACCTCGAGAACGCGTCGGTGCGGCTCATGCTGCTTCCCGAGCTCGGCGGACGCATCCACATCGGCTACGACAAGGTCGCCGGGTACGACTTCTTCTACCGCAACAACGTGATCAAGCCCGCCCTCGTGGCCCTCGCCGGCCCCTGGATCTCGGGTGGGGTCGAGTTCAACTGGCCCCAGCACCACCGGCCGGCGACCTACCTGCCCGTCGACAGCCGCATCGAGCGCGAGGATGACGGCGCCGTCGTCGTCTGGCACAGCGACCTCGATCCGCTGCAGCGGATGCGCGGCGTCCACGGCATCCGCCTGCGGCCGGAGTCCTCGCTCATCGAGCTCGAGGCAAGGCTCCACAACCGCACCGACGTGCCGCAGACGTTCCTGTGGTGGGCCAACGTCGCCGCGCGCTCGCACGAGCAGTACCAGTCGTTCTTCCCCGACGACGTCGCCTACGTCGCCGACCATGCCCGCCGCGCCATCACCGCCTTCCCCCGCGCGGACCGCCCGTACTACGGCGTGGACTACCCCGCCCTGGCCGCCGAGCGCCCCGACGCCGACCGCATCGACATCTACAGCAACATCCCGGTGCCGACGTCGTACATGATCACCGACACCGCGGATTCGTTCTTCGGCGGCTACGACCACGCCGCCGACGCCGGATTCGTGCACTGGGCCGACCGCGCGATCTCGCCCGGCAAGAAGCAGTGGACGTGGGGCGACGGGCCCATCGGCCGCGCGTGGGACGCTCAGCTCACCGATGACGACGGCCCCTATGTCGAGCTCATGGCCGGGGTCTACACCGACAACCAGCCCGACTTCTCGTGGCTCGCCCCCGGTGAGACGAAGACCTTCTCGCAGTTCTGGTTCCCGATCCACGCCATCGGTCCGGCACGGCAGGCGACGACGGATGCCGCGGTCTCGCTCGCCCCGCACCCCGACGGCGCTCGCGTCGGGGTCATCGCCACCCGGGTCGTTCCCGACGCCGTCGTCACGGTGGAGACAGCGACAGGCGGCATGGCGCGGTGGACCTGCACCCTCGGACCCGGCGCCCCGACCGTGCGGGAGGTCTCCGTTCCCGAGCACGAGGTACGCGCCATCCGCGTGCGCGACGCCGACGGCCGGGAGCTGGTCACCTGGACCCGCCGCGACCAGACCGCACCCGAGCCCTGGGTCGCCGAAGCGCCGGATGCCGCCGAGGCCCTGGCATCCACCGACGAGCTGAACCTCACCGCGCAGCACCTGCTGCAGTACCGGCATCCCTCCCGGTCAGCCGTGCCGTATCTCGAGGAGGCGCTGCGCAGGGACTCGGGCGACACCCGCGCCGCGACCGCGCTCGCGGCCTGGTACCTCGCGCGAGGCCGCTATGAGGCCGCGCACGCCCTGCTCAACACCGCCGTGGCGCGCCTGACCCGCCGCAACCTCAACCCGCGCGACGGTGAGGCGCACTACCTGCTCGGCCTGGTGCTCGAGCGCCGCGGCGAACGGCAGGCCGCCGACGATGCCTTCGCGACCGCCGGGTGGCTGGATGGGTGGCGCGTGCCGGCGACCCTCGCGCGGGCGCGGCTGGCCCTGCGCGCCGGACGGGCGGACGACGCCCTGGAGCTCGCACGCAGCATCCCGCATGTGCCCGAGGCCGCCCGCCTGCGGGTGCTCGCCCTGCGCGGGCTGGGCCGCCACGACGAAGCGGCCGCCGCGCTCTCGCACCTCTCCGACGCCGATCCGCTCGACGCCGCGACCCGGGCCCTCGCCGGCGACCGCATCGCCGTGGACCCCCGCACCGCGCTCGACGTCGCCGCCGAGTTCGCGCGCGCCGGCGCCTACACCGAGGCCCTCGCGGCCACGGCACAGCCTGCCGCCCCGGCACCGGCGGCGTTCGGCAACGCCGAGCCGATGCGCCACCTGCTGCGGGCGGTGTGGTCCGCCGCCGCAGGCGACGAGGCCGCCGCGGCGGACGAGCGGGCGGCGGCCGCGGCAAGCGCCCCCACCCGGGCGTTCCCCGCAGGCCTCGACCAGTTCGACGCCCTCTCCGCCGCGATCGCCGCCGAGCCCGAGCACGCCGTCGCCCGCGCCCTGCGCGGCATGTGGCTGCTCGACGCCGGCCGCGCCGACGACGCGCTCGGAGACCTGCGCGCCGCCACCGCCGCCGGCACGGCCGACACCGTCGCGTGGCGCAACCTTGCACTGGCGATCATGCAGACCGGCGGCTCCCCCACGGAGGCGGATGCCGCGTACGCCCATGCCCTCGACCTCGCCGTCGACGCGCGCCTCGTCTTCGAGCGCGACCTGCTGGCCCAGGTGCGCGGTCTCACCCCCGCCGAGCGCCTCGCGCTGCTCGAGGAGCACCCCGACCAGCTGCACGAGCGTGACGACCTCGCTCTCGTGCACGCGACGCTGCTGCTCGACACCGAGCGCGTCGACGAGGCCTGGAACCTGCTCACCGGGCGGGTCTTCCGGCCCTTCGAGGGCGGTGAGGGCCGCGTGATCGCCGCCTTCGACCGCGCCTCGTGCGTGCGCGCCCGGCGCCTGCTCGCCGCGGGAGACGCGCAGGCCGCGGCGGCGCTGCTGTCGGACGGGCTCGTGCCTCCGGCATCCCTCGGCGAGGGCCGCCACCCCGCCGTGCCGCAGGCTGAACGGCTCGTGCTGCTGGGTGACGCCCTCGCGGCCCTCGGCGACGCGGCGGGCGCGCGGCGGGCCTGGGCCGATGCGCGCAGCGGCACCCCGCTGGCGGTCGCGCCACGACCTGCCGACGAGGCGGATCACTGGATCGGCACGGCGCACCTGCGCCTGGGCGAGCACGACGCGGCCGAAAAGGTGTGGGTGCGCCTGGAGCAGCGGGCGGCAGAGCTCGAAGCGGCCAAGGATGCCGTGGACTACTTCGCGACGTCGCTGCCGGAGCTCCTCGTCTTCGACGTCGACACCGCCGCCGCCCGCCGCGCCACCGCGGGCCGGCTGCGCGACCTCGCCCGGCACGGCCGGGCCGCCGCATCAGGAAGGATCGAAGCATGA
- a CDS encoding cellulase-like family protein: MTERYLGSAATAVDESSLTAEIPAHLPQRLTITLWDFSWYTQAGPGQPYADLEGAVADAASLGYNAIRICAAPLLLFGGLGLEELAEDLEIEGLGAAATGGYYGQRTRWYDTPGGYRLDLRAHLLALFEAAARHDMVVILASWEYQQSPAFAASPRWFEAIDAVPLAERYDVLASAWGRMLSWLTAHGHRERIALVELHNEVDFSVLPDIAADGAAAVARLRAENPDLFVTASYGKPPHLAMHRVPEALGAAQCHVYSYGVLDALQQRIDIRSEGTAGFPNAVLRSLLRADAPSPSDYGRPADWKLQATVITDQMVYGYDWVDAAAWDDWLEEHYPPYAEVMSREIASRVIAIAAWARWRSVPAIVGEGWVGYTPLRGGFEEGDVGRALAEHGVRTALDHGVWGVVLCSNAAPHHPMWQLREWQQALNAEILAARP; encoded by the coding sequence ATGACCGAGCGCTACCTCGGCTCCGCCGCCACTGCCGTGGACGAGAGCTCCCTCACCGCCGAGATCCCCGCCCATCTGCCGCAGCGGCTGACCATCACCCTGTGGGACTTCTCCTGGTACACCCAGGCCGGTCCCGGGCAGCCGTACGCCGACCTCGAGGGCGCCGTGGCCGATGCGGCATCCCTCGGGTACAACGCCATCCGCATCTGCGCGGCGCCCCTGCTGCTCTTCGGTGGGCTGGGGCTGGAGGAGCTCGCCGAGGACCTCGAGATCGAGGGTCTCGGGGCTGCTGCCACCGGGGGCTACTACGGCCAGCGCACCCGCTGGTACGACACTCCCGGCGGCTACCGGCTCGACCTGCGGGCGCACCTGCTGGCCCTCTTCGAAGCCGCCGCGCGCCACGACATGGTCGTGATCCTCGCCAGCTGGGAGTACCAGCAGTCGCCGGCGTTCGCGGCATCCCCGCGCTGGTTCGAGGCGATCGACGCCGTGCCGCTGGCGGAGCGATACGACGTGCTGGCATCCGCCTGGGGACGCATGCTCTCATGGCTGACCGCGCACGGCCACCGCGAGCGCATCGCCCTCGTCGAGCTGCACAACGAGGTCGATTTCTCGGTCCTCCCCGACATCGCCGCCGACGGCGCCGCGGCCGTGGCCCGCCTGCGGGCGGAGAATCCCGACCTCTTCGTCACCGCCAGCTACGGCAAGCCGCCGCACCTGGCGATGCACCGCGTGCCCGAGGCGCTCGGAGCGGCCCAGTGCCACGTCTACTCCTACGGGGTGCTCGACGCGCTGCAGCAGCGGATCGACATCCGCTCGGAAGGCACGGCAGGATTCCCCAACGCCGTGCTGCGTTCGCTCCTGCGCGCCGACGCGCCCTCGCCGAGCGACTACGGCCGGCCGGCGGACTGGAAGCTGCAGGCCACGGTCATCACCGACCAGATGGTCTACGGCTACGACTGGGTCGATGCCGCAGCGTGGGACGACTGGCTCGAGGAGCACTACCCGCCGTATGCCGAGGTGATGAGCCGCGAGATCGCTTCCCGGGTGATTGCGATCGCCGCGTGGGCTCGGTGGCGGTCGGTGCCTGCGATCGTCGGCGAGGGGTGGGTCGGCTACACCCCGCTGCGCGGCGGCTTCGAGGAGGGCGATGTCGGCCGCGCCCTCGCCGAGCACGGCGTGCGCACGGCCCTCGACCACGGCGTGTGGGGCGTGGTGCTGTGCTCGAACGCGGCACCGCACCACCCGATGTGGCAGCTGCGGGAGTGGCAGCAGGCGCTGAACGCCGAGATCCTCGCCGCGCGGCCCTGA
- a CDS encoding large exoprotein → MGGQVLGGGVIVAVAVGLWLVYLLPSWHSRHQYEAAERNALRLGRAMRVLAETSEAPEEVRLELNARTALAQQRLAKRVEAERASASLEMARAELALAREKARVDAATAKELSRLEADVAREQAQAAAEQARAEAEAARERARAEAETARADAAAARERARAQAAAARALPAARRARARRRARLVTTIIGFAGLLVAGWGAVELVLWGAQTLLWVGGAVVAASGLLLHRMARVRSRGVAAAAVAPEVRQVATAHMQDVSLVDERAWTPRELPRPLTASTGSRAAVALDAAAAHEALRQAALEESMRERAERAAPPSIVAARAARTFTGTAASADADIEAHVRDLLLRRASGQ, encoded by the coding sequence ATGGGTGGGCAGGTACTGGGCGGCGGCGTGATCGTCGCCGTCGCGGTGGGGCTGTGGTTGGTGTATCTGCTGCCGTCGTGGCACAGCCGCCATCAGTACGAGGCCGCGGAACGCAACGCGCTGCGCCTCGGCCGGGCGATGCGCGTGCTGGCCGAGACGAGCGAGGCGCCCGAAGAGGTGCGGCTCGAGCTGAACGCCCGCACCGCCCTCGCCCAGCAGCGACTCGCCAAGCGCGTCGAGGCGGAGCGCGCCAGCGCCTCACTGGAGATGGCGCGCGCCGAGCTCGCCCTCGCCCGTGAGAAAGCGCGCGTCGACGCCGCCACCGCCAAGGAACTCTCCCGCCTCGAAGCCGACGTCGCGCGCGAGCAGGCGCAGGCGGCCGCCGAGCAGGCACGCGCCGAGGCCGAGGCTGCCCGCGAGCGTGCCCGCGCCGAGGCCGAGACCGCTCGCGCCGATGCGGCCGCGGCCCGCGAGCGCGCCCGCGCCCAGGCCGCCGCAGCCCGCGCACTGCCGGCCGCCCGGCGCGCGCGTGCGCGTCGCCGCGCGCGGCTCGTGACCACGATCATCGGCTTCGCCGGGCTGCTGGTCGCCGGATGGGGCGCCGTCGAACTGGTCCTGTGGGGCGCTCAGACGCTGCTGTGGGTCGGGGGAGCGGTGGTCGCCGCCTCGGGACTGCTGCTGCACCGCATGGCGCGCGTGCGTTCGCGTGGAGTGGCGGCCGCCGCGGTGGCGCCGGAAGTGCGTCAGGTCGCCACGGCGCACATGCAGGACGTCTCGCTCGTCGACGAACGCGCCTGGACGCCGCGTGAGCTGCCCCGGCCGCTCACGGCATCCACCGGCTCGCGTGCCGCGGTCGCCCTGGATGCCGCTGCCGCGCACGAGGCGCTGCGTCAGGCGGCTCTGGAGGAGTCGATGCGGGAGCGCGCCGAGCGCGCCGCCCCGCCGTCGATCGTCGCCGCCCGCGCCGCGCGCACCTTCACCGGCACCGCGGCGTCCGCCGACGCCGACATCGAGGCGCACGTGCGGGATCTGCTGCTCCGCCGCGCGTCGGGGCAGTAG
- a CDS encoding GNAT family N-acetyltransferase, whose product MELSPREHGPISIRIVRPRDARTLQNELMQNRAWLRPWEATSPDGPTSFDMRLGVKRLLQQYRDGLGVPFVMEHAGEVAGQLNVWGIARGSLASATIGYWVSKRFAGRNITPTAVAMATDVCFFELGLHRMEICIRPENAASLRVVEKLGFRYEGLRRRFIHIDGDWRDHYAFALVREEVPEGVLRRWVNGAAPQDAAVIPPADRISG is encoded by the coding sequence GTGGAACTGTCGCCTCGCGAACACGGTCCCATTTCGATCAGGATCGTTCGGCCGCGCGATGCGCGGACCCTGCAGAACGAGCTCATGCAGAACCGCGCCTGGCTGCGGCCCTGGGAGGCGACGAGTCCTGACGGGCCGACGTCCTTCGACATGCGACTGGGCGTCAAGCGTCTTCTGCAGCAGTATCGCGACGGGCTCGGCGTGCCCTTCGTCATGGAGCACGCGGGCGAGGTCGCCGGGCAGCTGAACGTGTGGGGGATCGCCCGCGGCTCGCTCGCGTCGGCCACCATCGGGTACTGGGTGAGCAAGCGGTTCGCGGGACGCAACATCACGCCCACCGCCGTGGCGATGGCGACCGACGTGTGCTTCTTCGAGCTCGGGCTTCACCGCATGGAGATCTGCATCCGGCCCGAGAACGCGGCGAGCCTGCGCGTGGTCGAGAAGCTGGGGTTCCGGTACGAGGGGCTACGGCGGCGGTTCATCCACATCGACGGCGACTGGCGTGATCACTACGCGTTCGCGCTGGTGCGCGAAGAGGTGCCCGAGGGTGTGCTCCGGCGCTGGGTCAACGGTGCTGCGCCGCAGGATGCGGCGGTCATCCCGCCCGCGGACCGCATTTCCGGCTGA
- the galU gene encoding UTP--glucose-1-phosphate uridylyltransferase GalU: protein MPQPFKAVIPAAGLGTRFLPATKAMPKEMLPVVDKPAIQYVVEEATQAGIQDVLIIIGRNKNNIANHFDQMPELEERLRAKGDTEKLKKVEESTDLADIHMVRQGDPKGLGHAVLRARRHVGEHPFAVLLGDDLIDERDPLLTRMMEEHERTGAAIVALMEVEPSHVHMYGVAAIEPTDDDDIVRVTGLVEKPKAEDAPSNYAVIGRYVLAPSVFDILEHTQPGKGGEIQLTDALQELATDPEGPGVRGVVFRGRRYDTGDRVDYIKAIVQLASDRDDLGPELRPWLKDFAAKL from the coding sequence ATGCCTCAGCCCTTCAAAGCCGTCATTCCCGCGGCCGGACTCGGTACCCGGTTCCTGCCCGCCACCAAGGCGATGCCCAAAGAGATGCTGCCCGTGGTGGACAAGCCCGCGATCCAGTACGTGGTGGAAGAAGCGACCCAGGCCGGCATCCAGGATGTGCTGATCATCATCGGGCGCAACAAGAACAACATCGCCAACCACTTCGACCAGATGCCGGAGCTCGAAGAGCGCCTGCGCGCGAAGGGCGACACCGAGAAGCTGAAGAAGGTGGAGGAGTCCACCGACCTCGCCGACATCCACATGGTGCGCCAGGGCGACCCCAAGGGACTGGGCCACGCCGTGCTGCGCGCGCGTCGCCACGTGGGGGAGCACCCCTTCGCGGTGCTGCTCGGTGACGACCTCATCGACGAGCGCGATCCTCTTCTCACCCGCATGATGGAGGAGCACGAGCGCACCGGCGCCGCCATCGTGGCGCTCATGGAGGTGGAGCCGTCGCACGTGCACATGTACGGTGTCGCGGCGATCGAGCCGACGGACGACGACGACATCGTGCGGGTCACCGGCCTCGTCGAGAAGCCGAAGGCGGAGGATGCCCCCTCGAACTACGCCGTCATCGGCCGCTATGTGCTCGCCCCGAGCGTCTTCGACATCCTCGAGCACACCCAGCCGGGCAAGGGCGGCGAGATCCAGCTGACCGACGCGCTGCAGGAGCTCGCAACGGACCCGGAGGGCCCCGGCGTGCGGGGTGTCGTCTTCCGTGGGCGCCGGTACGACACCGGCGATAGGGTGGACTACATCAAGGCCATCGTGCAGCTGGCGAGCGACCGGGACGACCTCGGTCCGGAGCTGCGTCCCTGGCTCAAGGACTTCGCGGCCAAGCTCTGA
- a CDS encoding 5-formyltetrahydrofolate cyclo-ligase — MSDGIDDAKRALRAELRERRQQASDQARETAEEGVRAQLDALVARTGARSLSCFLSTPTEPGTRSFVNEAVQRGIRVLLPVTRTDGLLDWAVATPGGDVTDGLFGLPEPVGELLGPIAVNDVDLLIIPAAAVDRSGMRLGWGRGYFDKTIGSMERCPPVYAVVFDAEVLDEVPRDVHDQPVTGVITPTQTLVLAHDRQ, encoded by the coding sequence ATGTCCGACGGCATAGATGACGCGAAACGCGCCCTGCGCGCGGAGCTGCGCGAACGCCGGCAGCAAGCCAGCGACCAGGCTCGTGAGACGGCTGAAGAAGGGGTGCGCGCCCAGCTCGACGCCCTGGTGGCCCGCACCGGCGCCCGCTCGCTGTCGTGCTTCCTCTCCACCCCGACCGAACCGGGCACCCGCTCGTTCGTGAACGAAGCGGTGCAGCGCGGCATCCGGGTGCTCCTCCCCGTCACCCGCACCGACGGACTGCTCGACTGGGCGGTGGCCACGCCCGGCGGCGACGTCACCGACGGTCTTTTCGGCCTGCCCGAGCCCGTCGGCGAGCTGCTCGGCCCCATCGCCGTCAACGACGTGGACCTGCTCATCATCCCGGCCGCCGCGGTAGACCGCTCCGGCATGCGCCTGGGCTGGGGGCGCGGATACTTCGACAAGACGATCGGGTCGATGGAGCGCTGCCCGCCGGTGTACGCCGTGGTGTTCGACGCGGAGGTGCTCGACGAGGTCCCGCGCGACGTCCACGACCAGCCGGTGACCGGCGTCATCACCCCCACCCAGACCCTCGTGCTCGCGCACGACCGGCAGTGA
- a CDS encoding FmdB family zinc ribbon protein has translation MPTYAYACKQCGHRFDAVQSFTEPSLTECPECGGTLRKEYGQIGVTFNGSGFYRTDSRAAAGGAGSGKSDTKKDAASSSSSTATTSSSSSSSSGASASPASAGS, from the coding sequence ATGCCCACGTACGCGTACGCCTGCAAGCAGTGCGGCCACCGCTTCGACGCCGTCCAGTCCTTCACCGAGCCTTCGCTGACCGAGTGCCCCGAGTGCGGCGGCACCCTGCGCAAGGAGTACGGCCAGATCGGCGTCACCTTCAACGGTTCCGGCTTCTACCGCACCGACTCCCGGGCCGCCGCCGGCGGCGCCGGCAGCGGCAAGAGCGACACGAAGAAGGATGCCGCCTCCAGCTCATCGTCTACCGCGACGACCTCTTCTTCGTCATCATCGTCTTCAGGGGCATCCGCCTCCCCCGCCTCGGCGGGTTCCTGA
- the mscL gene encoding large conductance mechanosensitive channel protein MscL, translated as MIKGFKDFIMRGNVIDLAVAVVIGGAFTALVNAVVSSIITPIVALFYQENADGIAGPTVTGIYGQDVTFPIGDLISAVISFFAVALVVYFVFVVPMNRWKERQARKAGVDQGPEAKLPTEQELLMQIRDLLEQNASTRP; from the coding sequence TTGATCAAGGGCTTCAAAGATTTCATCATGCGCGGCAACGTCATCGATCTGGCCGTCGCGGTCGTCATCGGCGGCGCGTTCACCGCCCTGGTGAACGCAGTCGTCAGCAGCATCATCACGCCGATCGTCGCCCTGTTCTATCAGGAGAACGCGGACGGCATCGCGGGCCCGACCGTCACCGGGATCTACGGCCAGGACGTCACCTTCCCGATCGGTGATCTCATCAGCGCGGTCATCAGCTTCTTCGCGGTCGCGCTGGTGGTGTACTTCGTCTTCGTCGTTCCGATGAACCGCTGGAAGGAGCGTCAGGCCCGCAAGGCCGGCGTCGACCAGGGCCCCGAGGCGAAGCTGCCCACCGAGCAGGAGCTGCTGATGCAGATCCGCGACCTGCTCGAGCAGAACGCGTCGACTCGGCCCTAG